The segment AGTTCGCCAGGGAGCCTTGTTTGGGATTTAGTCTTCGACGACTTCAGCGTCGACCACCTTTCCTTTGGCCTGTTTTGGCTCGGATGATTTTTCACCAGTATCTGCTGCAGTCGCATCAGGGGCTGGCGCAGCTCCGGCACCACCAGCAGCGGCACCTGCGGCTTGAGCCGCCTGAGCAAGTTCCTGAAGGGAGGCCTCCAAGTCCGCAGTAGCGGATTTGATACCATCGAGGTCATCAGCCTTAAGAGCAGCCTTAACGGCTTCAATCTTGGATTCGATACCCGACTTGATCTCTGCCGGCAATTGCTCACCAAGCTCACCTATTTGCTTCTCGACCTGATTCACCAGGTTTTCGGCATTGTTCTTGGTTTCCACAGCTTCGGCGCGCTTGGCGTCTTCTTCAGCATGCTCTTCAGCGTCACGTTTCGCCTTTTCAATTTCATCGTCGGAGAGACCACTTGACCCCTCAATGGAAATTTTCTGCTCTTTGCCGCTATTTTTATCCTTTGCAGACACATGAAGAATGCCGTTTGCATCGATATCAAAGGTCACTTCGATCTGAGGCATACCGCGAGGTGCAGGTTCAATTCCGTCAAGACGGAAGTTTCCGAGCAACTTGTTATCATCAAACATCTTACGCTCGCCCTGGCAGATTCGAATATCCACAGCTGGCTGATTATCAGCAGCCGTTGAAAACGTTTGGGACTTTTTCGCCGGGATGGTGGTATTGCGCTCAATCATGGGAGTGGCAACACTACCCATGGTTTCAATGGAAAGACTCAATGGCGTGACATCGAGCAACAGGACATCGGTCACATCCCCTTGCAAGACACCACCCTGAATGGAGGCTCCAATAGCAACCACCTCGTCCGGGTTAACCCCTTTGTGAGGAGCTTTACCGGCCAATTCTCCAGCCACTTCCTGCACCTTAGGCATCCGGGTCATTCCCCCAACAAGCACCAACTCATCAATCTCGCTGGCGGAAACACCAGCCTCACTGAGGCAGTCAATTACCGGCTTTTTAGTCCGATCGAACAATCCATCGGTGACCTGCTCGAGCTTGGCACGAGTGAGCGTGCTTTGGATATGCTTAGGACCAGTCTGGTCCGCAGTGATGAATGGCAGATTAATGTCGTAACTCTGTGAGGAGCTCAATGCGATTTTTGCCTTTTCAGCTTCTTCTCGAATCCGCTGCAAAGCATCCGGCTGACCACTGAGATCAACTCCCTCTGCGGCTTTAAACTCCTGGACGATCCAGTTAATGATGGCCTTATCCCAATCATCACCTCCGAGTTGGGTGTCACCATCGGTTGCAAGCACTTCGAATACACCGTCGCCAATCTCGAGCACCGAGATATCGAAGGTTCCACCACCGAGGTCATACACGGCGATTTTTTCATCCGACTTCTTATCCAAACCATAGGCCAATGAGGCTGCCGTCGGCTCGTTGATGATCCGGCGCACCTTGAGTCCTGCGATTTCACCCGCAGCCTTGGTTGCGTTACGCTGGGAATCGTTAAAATAAGCGGGAACGGTAATCACAGCCTCGGTAATGGTTTCTCCGAGCTTGGCTTCCGCATCCGATTTTAATTTACCCAGAATCATCGCCGAGATTTCCTGGGGTGAATACACCTTGGTTTCACCTCCCACCTCGACTTCGATGTGAGCATCACCACTTTCCGCCTCTACCACCTTGTAAGGAAGCTGCTTATCATCCTCGCTAAGCTCGGAAAACTTACGCCCGATCAAACGCTTAGCTGAGAAGATGGTGTTTTTGGGGTTGGTGACAGCCTGACGCTTAGCGGCCTGACCAACAAGTCGCTCACCGCTTTTTGTAAATGCTACAACAGATGGAGTGGTGCGGGCACCCTCCGAGTTTTCAAGAACATTGGGTTCCCCCCCCTCCATCACAGCCATGCAGGAGTTTGTGGTTCCAAGGTCAATTCCGAGTATCTTTGCCATAATCTTAAGTTGTTTGGTTGCTTGAGTTCATTTGAGGCCATTTATTCCGGCCTCTTGATTTTTAAAATAGGTCAATCGCCACGTAGGCGCTCCGCCTAAGCTATTGCAAACGCCATGCCAGCCCCTCTAAAACAGACCAGAAAAACACACAACCCGCTGAACAACAACAACTTAAGAAAACAAAGCGAATCTAAAGATCCTACAGAAAACCTAAAATGAGACAGATTGACACGGACAGCAGCGCATCAACATGAGACAAGATGTCTCAGTGCGCCAATAAGCACCCCACGATGGCACCTTCCTTGATCAAATATCGGAACCAGCATCCTTGGCCATATCCAGACGTTTGGATACATTGGGGATTTCCGAAACCTTGGGCATCTCCGTATCGCTCAACTCCGTTGGGGACACTTCAACCCAGCGCTTTTGTTTTTCATCATACAAATCTGGAGCCGCCGATCGATGATAATGGCGCAGCTTCGCTTTGAACGGAGACCGTCCTCTTTCTCTCTTCTCTAGCATATACTTACCCTGTGTGTTTCATTACCTCTCCCCCGACAAATGATTTTGTCCGAAAACTCGTTCATTCCACCAAGAGGGAGGCGTCACAACCGTAAATGCAGCCAGAACAAAAAGCAATATCATTTTCCACAGCTCGAGAAAGAACCGTCACCCGGCATCAGCTTAAATCAGTATTTAGCATGATAGGCAGACGCAACGAGGGGCGTGGAATCACTCCACACCCCTCGTCTATAAAATAAACAATAAAATGTTCAGCTCTGTCTACTTGGCGTATTCAACAGGAGCAGGAACATCGTTAAACTGAGGCATTGGGCGCAACTCGGGTGGCTTTTCTTCACCGGTACAGCAACCGCAAGAGGAAAGAGCAACACCGCCGGCAACAGCGGACAACATGACAAGGATACGTAGTGCTTTCATAATAGTGTTCTAAGACGCCTTTGTATTGGCCAATTTCCTACCAAATGACAAGAAAAAAGGACGAACCACACGAAGATGGTCCGTCCTTGACTCAAATTTGAGTTAATCCACTTACTTGGCAGGAACTTCCTGAACAGGAGGAACCGTGGTCTCAGGCTGGGAACCACATGATGCACTGAATGCAACACCAAGGGCAGCGGCAAGAATAATAGCAATTTTCATATTGATATAATTGGTTGTTTGGTTTGGTCCAGGTAGTCTGAACATAACAGACTACCCAAATTTTAGTTAGAAGGTAGTTCTAATTACTTAGCTGGAGCAACGTAAGTTGCAGGAGGCTCCTCATTCTGGTTACAGCAGGAAGCACTAACCATCACACCACAAGCTGCAGCGGCAATCGCGAGCAATTTAATCATTTTCATGGGACTATCTATTTGTTGTTTCTAATTTGAATAGGTTAAACGGGAACTAACGAGTTCACCGTAACGACAGTAACCAATCTATGAGTCGTCCCATATAAATGCAAGCTAGAAAAAGAAAAATATCATTATCGCTTTTCTATCGCGATCACTGTAATATCATCCATTTGAGGTTCTGCCCCAGCAAAAGAAGAAACAGCCTGTTTGATAGAATCCACAACCGCTTCAGCTCCCATGGGAGCCGACTTCATAAACTCACTTTCGAGTCGATCGGCACCAAATTCATTTTCATGTTTATCGACAGCCTCACAGACTCCATCAGTATATAACAACAGGCAGTCCCCGGATTCCATTTGCAGGGAGAGATCCTTGGTCACACGTTCGAACACAGCACCTTCATCGATCCCAATCGCTAGACCGGGAGGTTTGATCACCTCGATATTTCGAATATTGCTACGGAACATCAAAGGAGCATCATGCCCCGCACGGGCCATACACACATTGCCACTGGTTTTATCCAGAATGACATACGCCAGGCTAACGAACATGTCTTCACGCACATCCGGGAAAAGGTTACGATTGACCTGGGCCAAAGCCTCTGCCGGACTGCTCGTATTCTGGGATGTCATTCGGAGCACACTGCGGCACATCGCCATCAACAATCCGGCGGGCACTCCTTTTCCGGTAACATCGGCGATCACGATGCCTGCCCTGTCATTCGGCAGATCGATATAGTCAAAGTAGTCACCACTGATCATACGCGCTGGCGTATTGCTACCACTAACCCGATAGCCGGAAATTTTCGGTTCCTTGGAGGGTAAGAGAACATGCTGAACATCACGAGCCGTCCTAATCTCATCATCCAGCTTACGCTTTTCTGCAAGCTCCTGATGAATCATGGCATTCCCCATCGCAAATGCCGACTGCTCAGAAACCGAACGAAACACTTCAAAATCATTCTGCGAAAACCCTCCATGCTCCAGTCTCCGCACAACAGCAACCACACCGAGATCGCGCCCCCCATGTTTTAGCGGTGACAATAAGGCGGATACGTCTTCGTCATAACGAACAAAAGCATCCCGAAACGCCTCGTGATTTTTCACGTTGCTCACATGCATACACTCGCCTGTCGCCAGAGCCGCCCCCAATACTCCCTCATCAACCGACACCTTGGTCAGCCTGACGTAACTGTCCATGGCGCGCGGATCCTTCTGGGCTCGGTGCCGAATCTCGACTGGAACCCCTACCAATGGGGGGCAATCCTTCGAAATGTATTTGGGAAGGAGACTCTTGCGGTCATCACTCAAGAGATACAAGCCTCCACCATCGGCGTTTAATACCTTGCTAAACCCGTCCACAATCTCCTTGTGCAACTGATTGCGGGTAATATCCCTCTCGATGGCTAAGCCAAGGTGATGAAGAAAGTCAAACATCCTCATCTCTTCACCAAGGATCTCCTCTTTTTCTTTCTTGATCGCCTCCAAACGCAGGGCGGTCTTCCGCAAAGCCAACAAACAAATCACGAACAACAATGCGGCAATCGCGATCATCACTGCCAGCAAGTCTGGACCTACTAACAATAGTAAGGGAAAATCATCAGCTATCCACACCATTTCATCTCCCTTTTCTAAATCTAAAAATAGGGAAGTGCACTCACTTCCCTTGCTCACTTTTGGCTTTCACCTCGGCCTCTAAAAAATCCAGAACGGTGCCAAACTTTTCGTTGTTACGCTCATCAGCCTCAACCAGCTTTCTATGGGCCTCCAAAACCTCAGGTGCGTTAGCCGGCTTTCGCTCTTCTTCGGCATAAGGCTTCAAATGACTCCTTACGTGTTCCAAGCGGTGACGCCAAGCAGCATCCTCTGGTTCAATCGACATCAAGACATCCAAGCCCAGATCCTCCAGAGATTTTCGATTTTTTTCTCCGGGTTCAGCGATCTGGAGGGTGCCCCGGGGACGCTTCATCAAACGCATTGCCAAGCCGGCCAAGGTCCCCATAAATGTGGAGTCCATCCCTGTGCAGGCTGAAAGATCGACCACTACACAAAGCACCCCGTTATCAATCTCTGTATCACACCACTTTTTTAGCAAAGGGCTATTCAAGAATGATCCTTTACCCTCGCAACGGATCCATGAGAATTCGATCTCGCGATAGGTTAAAATTGGGTTTTCAGCGCTCACTCCGAGTAACGAGGTTTAAAAAGGGTCGATGCGCCCGAGAGTAGACTTTCTTTGCGTTCAGGTCAATCCCACAGAAGAGTTATTTTCACTTCATTTATCCAGATTTCACCACTCCAAATTAAAGCAATCATTAGAGGCATATCCGAAAGTGATTTCCTGAAGCTTTTTCGCTCTCAAGTGAACCTCTCTCCAGGATGAAGACAAAAAATTGGCGGGCCACCGAAGCAACCCGCCAATTGTTTAAAGTATTGAACTCAAGCGAAATTAACGTGAGTAAAGTTCGACCACGAGCTGGACGTTGACTTGAGCGTCCATATCGTCGTTTTCAGGTGTCCGGGCGATACGTCCGGTCATGGTAGCACGGTCGAGTGTCAACCATTCCTTCAGCGGCACAGCCTGGGTAAGGTCCATGTAACGCAGTCCAAGCTGCTGTGAGCTTGGTTTGTCCTGCACGCTGATGACGTCACCGGGTTTGCACTGGTAGCTGGCGATGTCCACCCGCGTACCGTTCACTTGAATGTGACCGTGGTTCACCATTTGACGAGATGCGGAGCGAGTGTTGCCCAATCCGAGACGGTAGCAAACGTTGTCGAGACGAAGCTCAAGAATCTGAAGCAACAGGTCACCGGTAATGCCGCGACGACGGGAGGCTTCCGCGTAGTAGGAACGGAACTGCTTCTCGAGCACACCGTATTGGAAACGAAGCTTCTGCTTCTCACCAAGCGCAACGGCGTAGTCAGATTTCTTACGGCGTCCTGCACGCACACCGTGCTGCCCGGGAGGGAAGCTACGACGTTCAAGCGCCTTGGAAGGTCCGAATAATGCAACACCGAAACGGCGGCTGATTTTATCTTTGGGGCCAGTATAACGAGCCATAGTAGTATTAAAAAGTTAAAGGTTGAAAAAGAATGGATAAATTACACACGGCGAGCCTTCTTCGGGCGGCAACCGTTGTGCGGGATAGGAGTAACGTCCTTGATCGCGGAGATCTGGATACCAAGTCCCTGCACGGCACGCACAGCGGACTCACGACCGGACCCCGGTCCCTTGACGCGGACTTCCGCTTCTTTCAATCCATGACTCATGGCCTGACGGCATGCATCCTGGGAAACGACCTGCGCAGCATAGGCTGTGCTCTTACGAGATCCCTTGAAGCCCATTTTACCAGCGCTGGACCAGCCGATGGCATTACCATTGACATCAGTCACGCTGACCAAGGTGTTATTGAAGGTGGCGGTGACATGCACCACACCTGTGTGGACGTTCTTGCTCTTCTTGGCTTTGTGAATCCGAACACTCTCTTCGTCTTCACCCATGAGTTCGGCGAAAATATCGCGCTTTTTCTCGGGGGCCTTGGGAGCTTCTTCTTCAGCTGTTTCCGTTGCCTCGGCAGTTTCTGGAGCTTCAGCGGCAGGAGTTTCGGCAGCTGGAGTTTCAACCGGAGTCTCAACTTCTTCAGCAGCCACGTCTTTGATTTCTTCTTCAGACATAATGAAAAATAATTAGGTTAATGATTCTGCGGTTTAGCAAATTACTTCTTCGCTCCGACAGTGCGCTTCTTACCCTTGCGGGTCCGGGCGTTGGTGCTGGTGCGTTGACCGCGAACCGGCAGACCGACACGGTGACGGATGCCACGGTAACAGTTAATAGCAGAGAGGCGTTTCATTGCCGCCTGCTTTTCACGACGAAGATCACCTTCGATGAGAATACCTTCAGAGGTAATCACCTGGGCAATTTTCACAAGTTGCTCTTCAGAGAGCTGACCGGTGCGGATGTCAGGATCCACTCCTGCCTGCTCGAGGATGCGCTTGGAGGTCTGACGACCAACGCCATAAATGTAGGGAAGAGAAGCTTCAATGCGCTTCTCATTTGGAATTTCGATACCGAATATACGTGCCATATCCTAATTGGTTGGATTGTTTTACTGGTTGGTTGGCGCGCTCATACCGGAAGATTTCCTCATGTATGATAGGCCCATCCGGGCATTCCTGCGCGCCGCGCGGGAGGGGGTAGTTAGCAGAATTCCAGCGACTGGCAAGCAGAATTGAACGTTTCCACCCGAATTCTGTCTTTTTTTTTTACTCTCGGCCCGAACAAGTCAAACATTCCTGATTGTCGGGATAAGTGAAGTGGCCGCCTTAGCAGAGCATCACAGCACTGCTTTTTCGCTGGCGAGAATATCATCGAGGCTTTGGCGGGGACGAACCACCTTGGCATCCGATCCATCGACGAGGATTTCCACCGGCAGCCCCCGTGAGTTATAATTCGACGCCATCACAAACCCGTAGGCTCCGGCACTCATCAAGGCAATCGCCTCACCCGGCGAGAAGTCCGGCAAATCGGCATTCTGGCAGAAGAAGTCACCTGTTTCACAAATCGGGCCAACCACATCCACTTGGGTCATCGCGGCATCGCGCGGCTCGTTCAAGGGGACAATATCATGATGCCCTTGGTAGAGGGCCGGGCGGATCAAGTCGTTCATACCAGCATCCACGATCCGGAAGGTCTTGGCGCTTCCCTTTTTCTCGTAGAGACAGCGGGTCAGCATCACGCCGGCATTACCCACGATATAACGGCCAGGTTCGACCAGAATCTTCAACCCGGTCTTTTCAAGGGTCGGCAGCACACCAGCGACGTATTGCTCAATGGTCAAGGGTTTGTGTTCCTCCTCCTGGGCAGCCCACCACTCGGGTTTGCCAGATTCGAGGGCTGGATCATAAACGATTCCGACACCGCCACCGATCGAGAAAAATTCAATGCCATAGGCGCTCTTCAGAGAAAGTGCCAGAGGAGTCACCTTCTCAACAGCCTCAACAAATGGCTGCAAGGAAGTCAACTGGGAGCCAATATGCATCTGCAATCCTTTCAGGGTCACATGAGGCAAGGATGCAGCACGATCATAGGCCGCTTCAATACCAACAAAATCCACCCCGAACTTATTCTCAGACTTGCCGGTGGAAATATACTTATGGGTTTTGGCATCTACATTCGGATTCACCCGGAAGGCGACCGGGGCCTTCACCCCCATCTCTCCAGCCACCTGATTAATAAATGCCACTTCTTCCTCACTCTCAGCATTAAAGCAATAGATCCCCTGCTGCAACGCATATTCAATTTCCTCACGGGTCTTGCCCACACCAGCAAAAGTGCACTTCCCGGCATCCCCCCCCGCTTCGATCACCCGGCGCAATTCTCCACCCGAGACGATATCAAACCCGCTCCCCTCCTCCACCAATAGTTTCAGCACGGAAAGGTTCGAATTGGCTTTGACGGCATACTCAATGCCGTGGTTCACGCCCGCCATCGCCTGATCGAGGCGGCGGTAGTGATCCCGGATTGTATTCGCGCTATAAACATAAGCTGGCGTTCCATGAACATCGGCGACTTGATTCAAATCGACCTCCTCGCAATGCAGTGAACCATTCTGGTAATGAAATGAGTGCATGCCGCACCCTATGGCCCATTCCCCTCGAAATTGCAAGCCTCACAGCCGGGGATTTCCCTGTAGCCATGTCATGCACATTCTCAGATACTCTCGTCCCCACAGAGGTATGCCACCATGTCGAGACTCTTTGGCCCGGGCAACGGACTCAACTCCATCTGGTTCATGACATAGGCAAACGACAGACCCGATTCCGGATCGGCATAGGCATGACTCCCCCCCGCACCGGGGTGACCAAAGCCCTGAGGGGAACGTCCGTAATGCATCCGTTCCTTACTCCCCTCCTCATTCATAGGGTCCATCTGAAAACCACAGGAAAAAGCCGTTCTCGTCTGCAGTATGCGGTCAAAACCACAGGCCTGCATCCCTCGGATCCAGCCTAATACCTGAGGAGAGAAAAAAGAAATCGCCCCGCATGCCGCCTGATAAAATTGCGCAACCGCTGCGGCCGTTCCAATGCCGCCCATCGCGGGTAGCGCGGCCTGCCTCGCCCGCATTTCATTCATCTCACGAACGGAATTCAGCCCACGCGGAGAAAAAAACGACCGGCTCACCAGCGACTGCTTCCGATGCAGTTCACGGTAAAAACCACTCTCCAAATCCCCCTTGTCCATTTTGCCAGGGTAGAGAACCGCAACCCTGCCAAACTCACTGAGCGGCAAGCCAATCCAAGCATCGAGCCCCAGTGGGTCGGCAATCTCAGTCCGCCAGACTTCACCCAAGGAGCATCCGGACATCCGACGCACCATTTCTTCAAGCAAAAAACCAAAGGTTCTCGGATGGTAGCCATGCCCACCTTCTTCAAGACTCCAGTTCGGAGTCTGCTTTTCAATCGATGCAATCACCGCTTCATGATCCCACACCTCAGCCACCACATCCAATGCCGCCACCCCGAGTTGATGCGACATCATCTGTGCGATCGTCCCCTGAGGAACGGGAAACTCCGGCCAAATACTACCCACCTCATCCTCGGGCTCCACCCCCAACTCATCCATCAGCATCAACATCGTAGCTGAAGCCAAGCCCTTGGTCATCGAATAAAAAGGCACCAGCGTCTCTTTTGTCCACGGCCTTTCCTGCTGCCGTTCACACCATCCGTCAGCCATCGAAACCAGTTCCTGCCCCTTCTGCCAGACACTGACCGAGGCCCCTAGTTCACCGCGTTCTCTGAAATTTCTCTCAAATCGCTCTTTTAATCCTTCCTTCGTCCACATACAAGATGCACGCACCCATAACCAGAAAGCACTCATTTGAAAACCCAAACTTCAAACTGCG is part of the Oceaniferula marina genome and harbors:
- the dnaK gene encoding molecular chaperone DnaK, with translation MAKILGIDLGTTNSCMAVMEGGEPNVLENSEGARTTPSVVAFTKSGERLVGQAAKRQAVTNPKNTIFSAKRLIGRKFSELSEDDKQLPYKVVEAESGDAHIEVEVGGETKVYSPQEISAMILGKLKSDAEAKLGETITEAVITVPAYFNDSQRNATKAAGEIAGLKVRRIINEPTAASLAYGLDKKSDEKIAVYDLGGGTFDISVLEIGDGVFEVLATDGDTQLGGDDWDKAIINWIVQEFKAAEGVDLSGQPDALQRIREEAEKAKIALSSSQSYDINLPFITADQTGPKHIQSTLTRAKLEQVTDGLFDRTKKPVIDCLSEAGVSASEIDELVLVGGMTRMPKVQEVAGELAGKAPHKGVNPDEVVAIGASIQGGVLQGDVTDVLLLDVTPLSLSIETMGSVATPMIERNTTIPAKKSQTFSTAADNQPAVDIRICQGERKMFDDNKLLGNFRLDGIEPAPRGMPQIEVTFDIDANGILHVSAKDKNSGKEQKISIEGSSGLSDDEIEKAKRDAEEHAEEDAKRAEAVETKNNAENLVNQVEKQIGELGEQLPAEIKSGIESKIEAVKAALKADDLDGIKSATADLEASLQELAQAAQAAGAAAGGAGAAPAPDATAADTGEKSSEPKQAKGKVVDAEVVED
- a CDS encoding GAF domain-containing SpoIIE family protein phosphatase encodes the protein MVWIADDFPLLLLVGPDLLAVMIAIAALLFVICLLALRKTALRLEAIKKEKEEILGEEMRMFDFLHHLGLAIERDITRNQLHKEIVDGFSKVLNADGGGLYLLSDDRKSLLPKYISKDCPPLVGVPVEIRHRAQKDPRAMDSYVRLTKVSVDEGVLGAALATGECMHVSNVKNHEAFRDAFVRYDEDVSALLSPLKHGGRDLGVVAVVRRLEHGGFSQNDFEVFRSVSEQSAFAMGNAMIHQELAEKRKLDDEIRTARDVQHVLLPSKEPKISGYRVSGSNTPARMISGDYFDYIDLPNDRAGIVIADVTGKGVPAGLLMAMCRSVLRMTSQNTSSPAEALAQVNRNLFPDVREDMFVSLAYVILDKTSGNVCMARAGHDAPLMFRSNIRNIEVIKPPGLAIGIDEGAVFERVTKDLSLQMESGDCLLLYTDGVCEAVDKHENEFGADRLESEFMKSAPMGAEAVVDSIKQAVSSFAGAEPQMDDITVIAIEKR
- a CDS encoding STAS domain-containing protein, with the protein product MSAENPILTYREIEFSWIRCEGKGSFLNSPLLKKWCDTEIDNGVLCVVVDLSACTGMDSTFMGTLAGLAMRLMKRPRGTLQIAEPGEKNRKSLEDLGLDVLMSIEPEDAAWRHRLEHVRSHLKPYAEEERKPANAPEVLEAHRKLVEADERNNEKFGTVLDFLEAEVKAKSEQGK
- the rpsD gene encoding 30S ribosomal protein S4, with amino-acid sequence MARYTGPKDKISRRFGVALFGPSKALERRSFPPGQHGVRAGRRKKSDYAVALGEKQKLRFQYGVLEKQFRSYYAEASRRRGITGDLLLQILELRLDNVCYRLGLGNTRSASRQMVNHGHIQVNGTRVDIASYQCKPGDVISVQDKPSSQQLGLRYMDLTQAVPLKEWLTLDRATMTGRIARTPENDDMDAQVNVQLVVELYSR
- the rpsK gene encoding 30S ribosomal protein S11, whose protein sequence is MSEEEIKDVAAEEVETPVETPAAETPAAEAPETAEATETAEEEAPKAPEKKRDIFAELMGEDEESVRIHKAKKSKNVHTGVVHVTATFNNTLVSVTDVNGNAIGWSSAGKMGFKGSRKSTAYAAQVVSQDACRQAMSHGLKEAEVRVKGPGSGRESAVRAVQGLGIQISAIKDVTPIPHNGCRPKKARRV
- the rpsM gene encoding 30S ribosomal protein S13 — encoded protein: MARIFGIEIPNEKRIEASLPYIYGVGRQTSKRILEQAGVDPDIRTGQLSEEQLVKIAQVITSEGILIEGDLRREKQAAMKRLSAINCYRGIRHRVGLPVRGQRTSTNARTRKGKKRTVGAKK
- the lysA gene encoding diaminopimelate decarboxylase, with translation MHSFHYQNGSLHCEEVDLNQVADVHGTPAYVYSANTIRDHYRRLDQAMAGVNHGIEYAVKANSNLSVLKLLVEEGSGFDIVSGGELRRVIEAGGDAGKCTFAGVGKTREEIEYALQQGIYCFNAESEEEVAFINQVAGEMGVKAPVAFRVNPNVDAKTHKYISTGKSENKFGVDFVGIEAAYDRAASLPHVTLKGLQMHIGSQLTSLQPFVEAVEKVTPLALSLKSAYGIEFFSIGGGVGIVYDPALESGKPEWWAAQEEEHKPLTIEQYVAGVLPTLEKTGLKILVEPGRYIVGNAGVMLTRCLYEKKGSAKTFRIVDAGMNDLIRPALYQGHHDIVPLNEPRDAAMTQVDVVGPICETGDFFCQNADLPDFSPGEAIALMSAGAYGFVMASNYNSRGLPVEILVDGSDAKVVRPRQSLDDILASEKAVL
- a CDS encoding serine hydrolase domain-containing protein, coding for MWTKEGLKERFERNFRERGELGASVSVWQKGQELVSMADGWCERQQERPWTKETLVPFYSMTKGLASATMLMLMDELGVEPEDEVGSIWPEFPVPQGTIAQMMSHQLGVAALDVVAEVWDHEAVIASIEKQTPNWSLEEGGHGYHPRTFGFLLEEMVRRMSGCSLGEVWRTEIADPLGLDAWIGLPLSEFGRVAVLYPGKMDKGDLESGFYRELHRKQSLVSRSFFSPRGLNSVREMNEMRARQAALPAMGGIGTAAAVAQFYQAACGAISFFSPQVLGWIRGMQACGFDRILQTRTAFSCGFQMDPMNEEGSKERMHYGRSPQGFGHPGAGGSHAYADPESGLSFAYVMNQMELSPLPGPKSLDMVAYLCGDESI